AGGTTTTAGGAGCAAtttaatttatgtatttcattttcaggtttatgaATTGTACTTCCAGTCAATGAATGATTTTCTATAAGGGCCATAAAATTTGAAAAGTTACTACCCTAATGCCAGAGCATCTCTATTCAGAGCATTTTATGTTTAACAATTGCTCATATAGCTAAGTAAAGCAGAAGTAAAGCTGCACATTGAACCATTTGTGACCAGATGCTGCATACAGAAGTAGGTTTGAAGAGAGTGTAAAAGATACCCACAATGTGGAATATGGTTTCCTTGATTTATTTGCATCATTTCAACCGCAACGTAGTCATCAGACATAAGGTTTTCATCACCCTTGTGGTCAAAttgttgcaaataaagcaaatGTGTGGGTATCTTTCTCATTTATTCCCAGACTTGTATGTGAgccaaagctgtgtgtgtggtctgagGTAAGAGGCTCACTGCGCAGACGAAGCACTCTGGATGCCAGGTGCCATTGGCTGCAGTCAGGTAGTTCTCCCTAACGGACTCCCCACAGCCTGAGCACTTGGGAGCAAAGAGGAGGTAGAAGTCCTCTCTACAATATGGCTTGCCATCCTTTTCTAGGAACCCTGGGACAGGTATAAAATACATCAGATTAAATGCATAAAGTGATTTCTAACTGTTTGCTGAAGTTTTGGTTTCCagtgaaaagaaataaatgcaCAAGCCTCTCACCGTCAGGTCCAAACAGGCCTCCACAGTGTGTACAGAAGAAGTGGTCGGGGTGCCAGGTCTGGTCCAGAGCTGTCAGGATGTTCTGGTAAACCAGCCAGACATAGACATATTACAGCATGCTTTTATGTCCTTTAAAGATTTGTAAGGTTTGTCTCATCTCATATGTTCAGATGTGAGGAAGCACCAAAATGTGGATTGTGAACCACATGAAGTGAATCGTTGGAGaagttgcatttgtttttgattAATGACTTTGGTCTGCAGCATAAGCCCAGACTGCAGAATCCCAATatgattttgtgttttatttattaagatGACATGTGGGATACAAATCTACAAAAATGAACTACCTGCTACTGTATGTCATCATCCAATCTTCAAAAGATTATTGTTTAAATAAGTGGATGTAATATATGACAGATCGATTAGAATCAGAAAACAAAGGCAAGTGTGGCATTTCAGTGTATGACAGTTCcttttgtttggaaaaattaTCTATTTTTTACGTCAACATCAACAAGAAAGAAGAGTGTTGTTTTCAATCATTTCCTCACCTGCACAATGGGCCCCTTACAGTAGGCACAACGAGGAGAGAAGAGCTGATGGTAGTCTTTGTCACAGTACGGCTGGTCATCTCTCTCAAAGAAGCCTGTGGTGCTCAGCTCCGTCttacacgccacacacacaaagtgctcAGGGTGCCACACTTGACCCAGCGCTGTGATCATctacagaagaaaaagaagaaaaaaaagaacaaaaacaggtTTTTATCTGATTCAACTTATTTGAATTTATACTACTTTATgtataaagcttttttttttgttgtgcagATGTCTAAATCTACAATACATTGATTTCAAAGCTTGCCCATTAATTTATGTGACTTATTGTACCTTTCccacaatgtttttgttgcaggAAGCACAGTGGCCCTTGGTCGTGGTGCGTACGCCAATCTTCTCCAAGTCAGAGCTCAGCCCTCCGAGCAGGTCATCTATAGTATCAGTTTTCTTGCTTGTGGTTGAGGCGTTTGCGTCTGAGCCTGctccgctgctgctgctctccttGTTCTCCTGTTGCCCAccttccattttctttttcactgaCTGTTTTTGTGTAAGAGGTGGTGGGGTCGTTGAAGACGCTGGATCCTAAATGATGatacaaaaaagcaaaaatatctTTTGTTTTTAGCTATGTATTtgataaatgtaattttttttaaagtccctTCTTAGAAATGCTCCTATACTGAAATGCTACTACTTGAGGCTGTGCAGTGTTGACATTAGTACAATGCTGCCCTCTGTTGTTAAACCTGGTTAATTTCAGTGATGTTTGGAAAGTTTATTACTGCACATCCACTCTTTACTCTTACCACATTGATCACTTGTTTATGTGGACTAGAAAGAAAAACTTTGCTGTGAATTATTCTTTAACAAGCCAAAATACAATTGCAATCATTCTGAAACATGCACTTGCAGATGCTGTACTGACCCCTTGTCCCAGACCCAACATATCCTGCAAGATAGCGTCCAGTTCCTTAGTGGGTGAGTCGGGGGTCAGGGAAGCTGCCACAGGAGCTGGCAGATCACTAAAACCCAGAGTGGAGCAAATGAGAAAGCATATTATAACACTACCTACCCAATGACACAAATTCCTATTGAGGGAAAACTGTCTCTCTGGGCACAATCTGAGGGTGATATCACTGATATTAtacaataatgtaatgtagagtAATGAACTGTAGAACCCAAAGACAGTACTAATAATACAAATCTACACAGAAGCCATACTGAAATTGGGGGAAACATACGGTCTGATGTCATTTGCAATACTTCTTGGGTGAGATCTAACAAAAGATTCTGGGAGAAAATATTTCTGGCAtaaaaattaagtttaaattaGACAGTTACTCAGTCAGTAAGATAGTTTTGTACATTACGATGCTTTATAATTGGAAGACCttataattataaaatacaTTGCACTATATATTTAATGCAATGACCTTTGTAATTTCCTGTTTCCTCAGTTTACACAATTATAACGTAAATTGGGTCAACAAGAGCTTGTGCTTCACCTGTACGCATTTGAGCAGACTGGACCTTTTTTGCCCTTTTTGGTAAGTCCAGAACAAACTGCACCTGGCACCTGTGGTCACACAACCAAAAtatatgtgtttttctttgagtACAGAGATTACAAGGTAATCGATCATATGAAGTCCCTAAATGCAAATCTTAACTTGTCAACTGGTTGGTTGAGAAGACATTTCAGGTTTGATGACAGTTGACTATTTGTGTGGCTTTGTCTTCACCTTTCCAGCAGCTGGATCATTGCTCCTGTTCTTATTGACACTCTCTGAACCCCCAGGATTCAAGGCCAGCTCCTCCAACAGCAAATCTGTGGCAGGATACAGGCCATAAATCTTCtgagcacacatacagtataaacatGTGCATATGCaggcatacatacatatttagttttcacacaacaccaccactaAAACACATTGATCATGCTTTCTGACTGTTAACTGTTAAACCAGAGGATGTATATAATTTGTTTGGTGTGAAATATTTCCTGTGAAGTGTGATAGAGTGCATGCACCTCGATGTACAAATAAAGGTGTTGGCGGATTTGTTTGAGGTTGAATCATGCATCATTCATGCAAGTCAGCTTCCTCAGGAAGTGATGGCTGCATGTTGCAGAAGTGAAACTTGTAGTTATGTTGCAAGACCCTGTTGGCAATTATTACCTCACATTTAAATCTCCTTCGCTCGATGTAAACCCACATATCtaagaaaatggaaatatttttgtatgaagTCTTTGTGGGGAGGTGGACAACACGGCTGTAAAAAAGTAAAGTTAATGTTCACCTTGTACTATTGTCTTTTACAGCTGATCAGTCTCTGTCTTACCATGTCTTCACATCTCAGAAAAATCTTAATCCTTCATAAAATTAAATCaaattgttgtgttttttgcatGCATACATAGGTTGTATGTTATGGTGATCAGTGAAGCCCAATCTTTTCTTTGATTTACTTATTTTACCATGATACTATTATTTTAGAAAGTCCTGGCTAAAAATGGCTGCATAGTTTATAAACAATAAACAGCACGATTGAAAttacaatgaaaaacaaaaccaagacacagaaacaacacagtgtaaaaaaagtgatttaaataaTTAGCTACACGATAAACTCCATTTAATAGACCAGTTTACTTGTATACTGTACTTAGTGTGAGTCACAGTACTGTACAGCACTGTCATTCTATGATCAATTCTTCTTTTCACTTCTATTTTCTACATCAATTGTAGATCATAGCACTTTTCATGttctaaaataacaataatcatTTCATATCTAACAGTTTGTCCACTGATCAACTTAAGGATAAAACATGACAGTTGTCTTACCGAGCTCGTCCATGTTGTCTTCTGCTCTCACTACTTGAGAATGAATGTGTGGGTTTTTACTATGGTAACCAGTCTAATAGCTCATCTAGTTTAAAACATCACTTCCTCTGACaaagatttgtttttcattgttaCTGAAGCAAGACCCATAAGAGATGTTGCTGTTTCCTTgtaaagaggaaaccaagaacAATTTCTGAAACTGAGATAACAACTGACTTTTGTACTGAGTTGTTAAGTGTGCTTGAGTCTGATACAACCATATTATTAAGGTATTGGGCTTTTAtgtgtttaatatgtaaatgtatGAATATGACAGTATGTTAATAAACCCACAGTATTGAAAACATGATCTCAACTTCTTTTTACTGTAAGTATTTGTGAGGCAAggtgtttatatgtatattttcacACACAgtggcaattcaaagtgcttacataaagcaaaaaaatgcattttaagacaagaagtggatttttttttaagtagaatAGAattaaaaaatcaaataaaaaatagaagaaTCTTAGTGTTAGTCTTCACCAACCAAAGTACTGTACTGTGActattttctcacttttttagacatactatactgtgacttttttatcccttttttcaacttgctatactatgacttttttgacatgctatactgtgagttttttcaatatactattacttttatcactttttcaacatactatactatgacttttaatcacttttctcaacataGAATAGTTTTCAACAACGAAACACGGTTTAGCAGCTTTCAATATGACAGTTAAATCCCAGACAAACAGAAATAGaaaattttaaaagtaaaatagaaaataacaacaaaaatagaaaatttaaataataaaatataacagTCAAGATAAATAAACACAATGAGGTGGCACTGTATACATAATGTTATTGCACTTCCAGTTTTGGGGGTCTATTGCACACAAGCTGGTTTTTAGTCTGTTGGTTCTGGATCTGATTGTCCTGTATCTTTTTCCAGAGGGCAGGGGGGAGAACAGGTGATGTTCAGGGTGAGTGGGGTCCTTTATGATACAGCTTGCTTTCTTTTGGAGTCGGCCAGTgtgacagccagctggtggcggccGGGATCGCTTGCTAGCCGGCTGGCCAGTATTGCTCACAGACCCTgctgtcagctggaagtctCTCAATAGAATCATGGACAAGTTTATTTCCTGAAATATGGCTCATTTTCCATTTGAACACATTGTCATCAATATTAACAAGGTTTCAAATTGGGATATCGTTTCAAAATTGGAAATCAAAttaacgaaaaagtacacggtcCCAattacatgaaaacttcactgttgttgcatgaaatgttgtttgtgtttagcctacatcatcagttTGTATCATCTAAAATGAAACaagaggccaagccagcctgGTATCGAAGCTGCAGCCAAATGCTCCTCAACTGTGTTTCCCAGCAGTAAGCTCCCCCTGCTGTCCATAAGGTTcctctgcaccccttttgtttcagaccctcccaccagcctttgggccacgcctccacTTTTGACATCTGTCAGTGGAAAAGCCAAATGTTAAATCGAAATGGGAAAAGCCAAATGTTAAATTGAGATGGGAAAAGCCAAACGTTAAATCGAAATGGGAAAAGCCAAATGTTAAATCGAAATTGAAAAGTCAAATGttaaatcaaaatgtaaaattcaaaagataaatcattttacatttcaactttgcttcagtttcctttttctttttaataattcaattatggcatgatttttcctagtagcgtagtaaaataatatttttaatttgatctggcttcgttttctctttggactttcaattttaattatgaataaatatatcttccataaagtcatagtatagtatgttgaaaacagtcatgaaaaagtcagtatagccAGTTGAAAAAAAGTATATAATAGCAAATTATAGCATGTTGCTGCTCTCCACACAGCCCTGACTCACCTGGATCAGGCGAACACCTATACTAGAGTTCTGTTTGTGGATTTAGCTCAGCATTCAATACAGTTATTCCCCACAAACTGGTTCAGAAGCTGAGTAACCTGACCTTAGGCAGTTCACGGTGCACATTGATACTGGACTTTCTGAGCAACAGACCCCAGAACGCCAGAGATCTCACATCATCCACTCTCATCATCACTGGCACACTGCAGTGGTGTGTCCTTAGCCCACTCCTCTACTCCCTCTTCACCCATTAGAGGTGTGTcaaccactgagccactgtgtcaccagtcattaaaaagtcatatggTGTATCGAAAACAGTCAAAGAATAGTTTGTTGAGAAAGAAGTGACCAAAAAGgcacagtatgttgaaaaaagtgattaaaaaagtaatttgttgaaaaaagtcaacgTATGTTATGTACAATAAAgtgataaataagtcatagtaaaatatgtccaaaaagtgataaaaaattaatgatagtatgttgaaaaaagtgatataaagtcatagtatagtatgtcgaaaaaagtgataaaaaaatcatagtatagtatgttgaaaaagtgatcaaaaagtcatagtatagtatgatgaaaaaaatcatatagaATGTTAAGAAGatcttagtatagtatataaaaaagtcatagtatagtatgtcaaaaaagtgataaaaaagtcatattatagtatgacgacaaaatagatagatagatagatagatagatagatagatagattgggAAATTCAGCAGCAAGTAGCAAGTTACAcaggacatacacacatactcactcacacGCAAACcgaaaatacaagaaatatactacaaataataaaatagatagaaaataagatgaaataaaataagatagcaatgattaaaaaaatgccAGAACTACTGAAAAATATACTTAGATGATTGAACAAACGTGATacaaaaagttatagtatagtttgtcaaaagatttattaaaaatcATAGTAGCCTATTTTAAgtacattaaaaagtcatagtaccaCTCCCCCTTCATATCTCAACTttcctatctaataaaggcagaaatgccaaaaaataaaaagtcatagtaatatgtcgaaaaaatcatagtatagaatgttaaaaaaataatcatagtaGTAGGCCTAGGCCTATATCGAAAAAACatgatagtatgtcgaaaaaaatgatagtCATGGTAGGCTATAGTGTGTCCCTTTAATCACCACATGCAGTTCACGACCCTGCGGTAGAATTATTATCTGCAATGTAGTTGATAATCACCCAAGACCAAGGACATTTTTAAGATCGATTTTGGATCGTTTCTATTTTCATTTTAGTCACCATATGGTAGCCACCTTTCCGCGCACACACCTGCGTTGTCTCACACCACCTTGGATGCAACCATTAGCTTTTAAAGCAGGGGTGTTGGTGGTTTTGTATGATTTTAAAATTTAGGATTAATGTAATATTTAATGCCTGAGTGATATGAGTCTGCTGAattataaaaattatttttcaaaaccTTAACGTTATGCAAATAACCTTAACGTTAAGCAAATAAGCCTCAGTGACTAATTTCTTACATGTTTTAAAGTAACACGGTCCCCTGCTCTGTGGTTCCGTCTTTTACCGGAAGAGTCCGTGTTTACAGCGCAGCTTTCGCTCCACGTTAGCATCGTTGATTCGTCAACAAGTGAATAGGAATTTATGTTGTTCACAGTTTGATCATTTTGTAAAATTACGTATTTAATTTTGCGCCACGCCGCGTTTAGCATGGTTGTTTGGAGGCGGAAGGGCAACCGACAGGCATAGCAATGACGAGCTGGCTAACGTAGCGCCGAGGTtagtcagctaacgttagacaaCTAACACTAGCTAACTTCTCACACAGCAGCGGTAGCTACATCAAGTACAGTGAAACAGGTATCAGTGTGTCAACTTCACTATGTAATACGCCTTTATATTTGCATGCTTAACGACTGACAACCTCGAATTGCCACATACGTTTGGCTTGCGTGTGTCATGTACCTCTGTTTCCCCACATTGGCCCACAGGTGCAGGAACAAGCGCGGCCATGGGTGCGGAGAGCAGCGCGTTGCGGAGCTTTACCCTGGAGGAGCCGCTTCTGACCCTGCCCTCCGGACTCACCATGTACTCGGCGAAGCTCCAGGATGGAAAGCCTGCGTCCGTGTTTGTTCACAAGCGGGGCAATGAGGATAAAGTCAACAAAGCTGCCAAGGTAGTTATACCGAAGCCTCATCCTGATATAATACCATACCCGCCGTTGCAGAAGCAAATGTGTTTCTGCTCGTTTAGGAGACCTACCACCAAATTCgctattatcatcatcatcatcatgacaTAACATTTCTATAAAACCAATATCACCAAATTATGTATCGCAGCCTTCCATTGTCAGCAATGTGTACTTAGAGTTAAATtgcttttttgtggctttggcACTCAAGGCTGCATAATCAGTTCCTACTCATGGAGCTTCCCATCAGCTGCATGAcatgtactttttttcttttttttatgggaaataaagaaatacttttcatttcctgcagcacctgaAGACCTTGAGGCACCCATGTCTGCTTCGTTTCCTGTCCTGCTCAGTGCAGGACGGCGACATCCACTTGGTGACAGAGCGTGTACAGCCTCTGGAACTGCTGCTGGACAGCCTCTCCCCAGAGGAAATCTGCGCAGGCATCTACGACCTCCTGCAAGCACTTGTGTTTCTGCACGAGAGGGTGAGCAAAAAGAAGCATGAAGGAGTTGCAAGTGGCCCATGCACAATTTTCTTAACGCATGTGATTATGATGTGATGGGTAAtgaatgagagaaagaaaaacaagatgGCCAGAAGGCATCATTATGAAAAGTAACTACTGaggtgtagggctgggcgatatggagaaaatcaaatatcacgatattttttatCAAGTACCtccgataccgcaacgatattgtagtgttgactatggtgctttcacaaaatagttacacaatgaaattttttgataaataatcatcagtgatgtggatataatgactaagtgagtaaaggcaaataatagaacagttacaacagtctggtaagttcagaaaataacatcaccctactgtaatgcagcctttaaaggtcccatggcatgaaaatttcactttatgaggttttttaacattaatatgagttcccccagcctgtctattgTTCCCCAGTGGCtaaaaatggtgataggtgtaaaccgagccctgggtatcctgctctgccttttgagaaaatgaaagctcagatgagccgttttggaatctgcttgttatgaggtcataacaagcaaggttacctcccccttactctgctttgcccgcccagagaatttggccaacccatgagagagagacatcatggctttcaaacgagaaaagtggcagttggtcaaggccacacccccaccatccaccttgccactcccactctcctcctcaatagcttcagacacagaaatggcacatactaaggaaagctcattgtaggactggctttagtggctgtagttctgcaccaaggctgaattttgggaaagagacttcagatacagtattaggggaccactaaggtctatataaaagcatccaaagagcaccatgtcttgggaccttttaaaaccaggaaaagacaacatttatgccatattacgatatccaaaacctaagacgatatctagtctcatatcacgatattgatataatatcgatatattgcccagctctactgaGATGCTTCTTCATGTTTTACAGTAGTTGTAGCTTGGTGTCTGTGAATTAATTCCTAACTTGTCTTCCTCAACCACCAGGGCAAATCAAGCCACAACAACGTCTGCATTTCATCTGTATTTGTCGGTGAAGACGGTCATTGGAAACTGGGAGGGATGGAGACTGTCTGCAAGTTCTCTGAAGCAACGCCTGAGGTGAGAAATTGAATTGTAGGTAGAATGTATCAAAGAGgcagccttgtgtgtgtgtgtcatttattTTGGTTCCACAAATTAAAAGTACCTATGTTATGATAtttgtaaactgtttttatgttttgatatttcattttcttcatATTCTCAGTTTCTTGCAAGCATTCAGAACGTGAGGGAGGCCAGCTGCGTTCCAACAGAAGAGCAGGTAAGCGGATTAAAGGTTGCGAAGGAAAACTGGAAGAACTTCGAAAAGTCTGCTTTTTGTTCACAAGTTCTCGTGAAACATGTTGTTGACAGGTTGAGGGCTTTAAAATGCTTCCGGATAAAAATGCTCACTCTCGGGACTCTTTCTCTTTTGGAATGATGGTAGAGACCCTCATCCCTCTCCTGAATGGCTACGGTGAGCAGAGTGGTGCTACTAATGTCCTCGACCGTAATGTTGCATCTTGTCTAATGTTATTATCATCCACTTGTTCAtccttctctttcctctgtcgTTTCCAGTGTCACAGGA
The Perca fluviatilis chromosome 9, GENO_Pfluv_1.0, whole genome shotgun sequence genome window above contains:
- the lpxn gene encoding leupaxin isoform X2; translated protein: MDELDLLLEELALNPGGSESVNKNRSNDPAAGKVPGAVCSGLTKKGKKGPVCSNAYSDLPAPVAASLTPDSPTKELDAILQDMLGLGQGDPASSTTPPPLTQKQSVKKKMEGGQQENKESSSSGAGSDANASTTSKKTDTIDDLLGGLSSDLEKIGVRTTTKGHCASCNKNIVGKMITALGQVWHPEHFVCVACKTELSTTGFFERDDQPYCDKDYHQLFSPRCAYCKGPIVQNILTALDQTWHPDHFFCTHCGGLFGPDGFLEKDGKPYCREDFYLLFAPKCSGCGESVRENYLTAANGTWHPECFVCADCLKPFTDGCFMELNGRPLCSQHFHSRQGTLCGGCGEPITGRCISALDRKFHPEHFVCAFCLRQLSQGIFKEQKGKPYCSACFDKLFV
- the lpxn gene encoding leupaxin isoform X1, with protein sequence MDELDMWVYIERRRFKYLLLEELALNPGGSESVNKNRSNDPAAGKVPGAVCSGLTKKGKKGPVCSNAYSDLPAPVAASLTPDSPTKELDAILQDMLGLGQGDPASSTTPPPLTQKQSVKKKMEGGQQENKESSSSGAGSDANASTTSKKTDTIDDLLGGLSSDLEKIGVRTTTKGHCASCNKNIVGKMITALGQVWHPEHFVCVACKTELSTTGFFERDDQPYCDKDYHQLFSPRCAYCKGPIVQNILTALDQTWHPDHFFCTHCGGLFGPDGFLEKDGKPYCREDFYLLFAPKCSGCGESVRENYLTAANGTWHPECFVCADCLKPFTDGCFMELNGRPLCSQHFHSRQGTLCGGCGEPITGRCISALDRKFHPEHFVCAFCLRQLSQGIFKEQKGKPYCSACFDKLFV
- the lpxn gene encoding leupaxin isoform X3: MIQLLESDLPAPVAASLTPDSPTKELDAILQDMLGLGQGDPASSTTPPPLTQKQSVKKKMEGGQQENKESSSSGAGSDANASTTSKKTDTIDDLLGGLSSDLEKIGVRTTTKGHCASCNKNIVGKMITALGQVWHPEHFVCVACKTELSTTGFFERDDQPYCDKDYHQLFSPRCAYCKGPIVQNILTALDQTWHPDHFFCTHCGGLFGPDGFLEKDGKPYCREDFYLLFAPKCSGCGESVRENYLTAANGTWHPECFVCADCLKPFTDGCFMELNGRPLCSQHFHSRQGTLCGGCGEPITGRCISALDRKFHPEHFVCAFCLRQLSQGIFKEQKGKPYCSACFDKLFV